TTTTAAAATTTTATTTAACGCGTGGCCGATATGAAGGTGGCCGTTTGCATACGGAGGGCCGTCGTGGATGTTGAAGTTTTTAACCGCTTTTTGGCGGTTTTTCTTCATTTTTTCATAAACCTTGCGCTCTTCGTACCATGATTTTAGTCTTTGTGGTTCATTTTGTGGGAGATTTCCGCGCATCGGGAAATTTGTCTCTGGGAGTAAAAGTGTCTCTTTGTAGTCCATTTTTTACCTTGATTTTAAAATTTGCTAATTTTACACCTGTGCTGGTTAAATCACACTGAAAAATAGTATAATGAGGCAAAAAAAGGAGCTTAAAAATGAGACAAAGTATCTTGATAATAGGCGAAGATCTTGAGATAAATAGAGAATTTCTAAACTACATTTTTCAAAGTTACGAGGATCATTTTGGCGAGCTTGGAGTTGTCAGTTTTGCTCCAAAAAATAGCAAAGAGCTACCTTTTATCATCGAAAATTTATCAAAAGATTACGACTTTGTAAGCATTTTTGGCTCAGATGAAAATTTTGCCATCGCCGCAAAGATCGTAGCGACGCTAACTGGGGGCTCGCTCGAGCTAAAAGATAGCACGACACTTGCACTTAAAGATAGCTTAGACTACTCTAAAAATAGCTTTTTAGCCAGCCTAAATAACGCCCAGATAAACCTCGTAAAAGCTAATCCAAATGAAGAGCTAGGCGAGTTTTTAGTCGAGTATGAGCCTGATTTTAGCTACTTTCATCTAATAGACATCGACGCAGATAGCGCGAAAATCCTTATGCTGCCACTTGCTAAAACTTATGAGGTCGATATCACTCTTGCGCAGATTCTGCCAAATTTGATACTAGTAAGAGCAAAAAGCAATAAATTTGGCCAGATCGAGAGCTTTTTACAAGGGGTAAAAACGCTATTTTCACAAAAATTTATCCCACAAAAAGATGTGATCAAATTTGTAGCAAAAAGACTCATGCAAAAGGGGCTTAAAATTTCATTTGCTGAGTCTTGCACGGCTGGGCTTGCCGCGGCTAAATTTGCAAGATATGGTGGCATCTCAGCTAGCTTTGATGGCTCACTAGTAACCTACGCAAATCACATAAAGCACGAGTGGTTGGGCGTTGAGGATGAAATTTTAGAGACCTACGGAGCTGTGAGCGAGCCTTGCGTAAAGGCGATGGTAAAAGGCACGCTAAGCACAACAAATGCGGACTTTGCGCTTGCTATTAGCGGTATAGCTGGACCAGGTGGGGGCACAGATAGTAAGCCAGTTGGCACGGTATATGTCGCCGCTGGCGATAGAAACGGCAACATCGAGGTTGAGAGACTTCTTTTAAAAGGAGATCGCAACTACATTAGAGAGCAGAGCGTTCTGAGCGCCTATTTATGCCTACTTCGCCTAAAAAGCGAGATATTTTTCGCGTAAAATTTGACTTTACTAA
This region of Campylobacter concisus genomic DNA includes:
- a CDS encoding CinA family protein, translated to MRQSILIIGEDLEINREFLNYIFQSYEDHFGELGVVSFAPKNSKELPFIIENLSKDYDFVSIFGSDENFAIAAKIVATLTGGSLELKDSTTLALKDSLDYSKNSFLASLNNAQINLVKANPNEELGEFLVEYEPDFSYFHLIDIDADSAKILMLPLAKTYEVDITLAQILPNLILVRAKSNKFGQIESFLQGVKTLFSQKFIPQKDVIKFVAKRLMQKGLKISFAESCTAGLAAAKFARYGGISASFDGSLVTYANHIKHEWLGVEDEILETYGAVSEPCVKAMVKGTLSTTNADFALAISGIAGPGGGTDSKPVGTVYVAAGDRNGNIEVERLLLKGDRNYIREQSVLSAYLCLLRLKSEIFFA